A window from Streptomyces sp. NBC_00335 encodes these proteins:
- the ahcY gene encoding adenosylhomocysteinase, with the protein MPAEFTDFKVADLSLAAFGRKEITLAEHEMPGLMSIRREYAATQPLAGARITGSLHMTVQTAVLIETLVALGADVRWVSCNIFSTQDHAAAAVAAAGIPVFAWKGETLEEYWWCTEQALTWPDAAGPNMILDDGGDATLLVHKGVEFEKAGSIPDPSTAENDELRVVLELLHRTSLKWTELASEIRGVTEETTTGVHRLYEMQQAGALLFPAINVNDAVTKSKFDNKYGCRHSLIDGINRATDVLIGGKVAVVCGYGDVGKGSAESLRGQGARVIVTEIDPICALQAAMDGYQVATLDDVVEIADIFITTTGNKDIIMAADMAKMKHQAIVGNIGHFDNEIDMAGLAKIEGIVKDEVKPQVHTWKFPDGKVLIVLSEGRLLNLGNATGHPSFVMSNSFADQTLAQIELYTKPAEYPTDVYVLPKHLDEKVARLHLDALGVKLTTLRPEQAAYIGVDVNGPYKPDHYRY; encoded by the coding sequence ATGCCTGCTGAATTCACCGATTTCAAGGTCGCAGACCTTTCCCTCGCCGCCTTCGGGCGCAAGGAGATCACCCTCGCCGAGCACGAGATGCCGGGTCTGATGTCGATCCGCCGGGAGTACGCGGCCACCCAGCCGCTGGCCGGGGCCCGGATCACCGGCTCCCTGCACATGACAGTGCAGACGGCCGTGCTCATCGAGACGCTCGTCGCCCTGGGCGCGGACGTCCGCTGGGTCTCGTGCAACATCTTCTCCACCCAGGACCACGCGGCGGCCGCCGTAGCCGCCGCCGGCATCCCGGTCTTCGCCTGGAAGGGCGAGACGCTGGAGGAGTACTGGTGGTGCACCGAGCAGGCGCTGACCTGGCCCGACGCCGCCGGTCCCAACATGATCCTGGACGACGGCGGTGACGCCACCCTGTTGGTCCACAAGGGTGTCGAGTTTGAGAAGGCCGGAAGCATCCCCGACCCTTCGACCGCCGAGAACGACGAGCTGCGCGTCGTCCTGGAGCTGCTGCACCGCACGTCCCTGAAGTGGACCGAGCTGGCCTCGGAGATCCGTGGCGTCACCGAGGAGACCACGACGGGCGTCCACCGCCTCTACGAGATGCAGCAGGCTGGCGCGCTGTTGTTCCCGGCGATCAACGTGAACGACGCCGTGACGAAGTCGAAGTTCGACAACAAGTACGGCTGCCGCCACTCGCTGATCGACGGCATCAACCGCGCCACGGACGTCCTGATAGGCGGCAAGGTCGCGGTCGTCTGCGGCTACGGTGACGTCGGCAAGGGCTCCGCGGAGTCCCTGCGTGGCCAGGGTGCCCGCGTGATCGTCACCGAGATCGACCCGATCTGCGCCCTGCAGGCCGCGATGGACGGCTACCAGGTCGCCACGCTCGACGACGTGGTTGAGATCGCCGACATCTTCATCACGACGACCGGCAACAAGGACATCATCATGGCCGCCGACATGGCCAAGATGAAGCACCAGGCCATCGTGGGCAACATCGGCCACTTCGACAACGAGATCGACATGGCCGGTCTCGCGAAGATCGAGGGCATCGTCAAGGACGAGGTCAAGCCCCAGGTCCACACCTGGAAGTTCCCCGACGGCAAGGTCCTCATCGTCCTGTCCGAAGGCCGCCTCCTGAACCTGGGCAACGCCACCGGTCACCCGTCCTTCGTGATGTCGAACTCCTTCGCGGACCAGACCCTGGCCCAGATCGAGCTCTACACCAAGCCGGCCGAGTACCCCACCGACGTCTACGTGCTCCCCAAGCACCTCGACGAGAAGGTGGCTCGCCTCCACCTCGACGCGCTCGGGGTGAAGTTGACGACCCTGCGCCCCGAGCAGGCCGCGTACATCGGCGTGGACGTCAACGGCCCCTACAAGCCCGACCACTACCGCTACTGA
- the metH gene encoding methionine synthase: MRRSLREELAQRVVVADGAMGTMLQAADPTLDDFMGLEGCNEILNVTRPDIVRSVHDEYYAVGVDCVETNTFGANLSALAEYGVEGRVYDLSEAGARIAREAADAFTAKDGRPRWVLGSMGPGTKLPTLKHVAYEPLREAYQENAEGLIRGGADALLVETSQDLLQAKAAVIGARRALEWCGMGDLPLMVQVTVEATGTMLLGSEIGAALTALEPLGIDMIGLNCATGPAEMSEHLRYLARNSRIPLSCMPNAGLPVLGKNGAHYPLSASELADAQETFVREYGLSLVGGCCGTTPEHLRQVVERVRGLNPAARDPRPEPGASSLYQTVPFRQDVSYMAIGERTNANGSKKFREAMLAARWDDCVEMVRDQIREGAHMLDLCVDYVGRDGVADMQELAGRFATASTLPIVLDSTEVPVLRAGLEKLGGRAVINSVNYEDGDGPESRFAKVTALAQEHGAALIALTIDEEGQARTVEHKVAIAQRLIEDLTGNWGILESDILIDTLTFTICTGQEESRKDGIATIESIRELKRRHPDVQTTLGLSNISFGLNPAARIVLNSVFLDECVKAGLDSAIVHASKILPIARLDEEQVKVALDLIHDRRAEGYDPLQKLMALFEGVNTKSMKDGRAQELLALPLDERLQRRIIDGEKNGLEADLDEALETRPALEIVNDTLLEGMKVVGELFGSGQMQLPFVLQSAEVMKTAVAHLEPHMEKSDDEGKGTIVLATVRGDVHDIGKNLVDIILTNNGYNVVNIGIKQPVSAILEAAQEHKADVIGMSGLLVKSTVIMKENLEELNQRKLAADYPVILGGAALTRAYVEQDLHEIYEGEVRYARDAFEGLRLMDALMGVKRGVPGASLPPLKQRRVKSAATTALMAPGPEAPSRSDVTTDNAVPTPPFWGSRVVKGIPLKDYASWLDEDALFKGQWGLKQARGGPSYEELVESEGRPRLRGLLDRLQTENLLEAAVVHGYYPCVSKGDDLIILDDVGAELTRFSFPRQPRGRFLCLSDFFKSEESGEVDVICLQIVTVGSRIGEATAKLFESDSYRDYLELHGLSVQLAEALAEYWHARVRAELGISGQDPRSLDGMLRTEYQGCRYSFGYPACPDLEDRAKIAELLKPERIGVHLSEEFQLHPEQSTDAIVVHHPEASYFNAGGRR, encoded by the coding sequence AACGAGATCCTCAATGTCACCCGGCCCGACATCGTCCGGTCGGTCCATGACGAGTACTACGCGGTGGGTGTGGACTGCGTCGAGACCAACACCTTCGGGGCCAACCTCTCCGCACTCGCCGAGTACGGCGTGGAGGGCCGGGTCTATGACCTGTCCGAGGCCGGAGCGCGCATCGCCCGCGAAGCCGCGGATGCGTTCACGGCGAAAGATGGACGGCCCCGCTGGGTCCTGGGCTCCATGGGCCCCGGCACCAAGCTGCCCACGCTCAAGCATGTCGCGTACGAGCCCTTACGCGAGGCGTACCAGGAGAACGCCGAGGGTCTGATCCGAGGCGGCGCAGACGCGCTGTTGGTCGAAACCTCACAGGACCTCCTCCAGGCGAAGGCGGCCGTCATCGGCGCCCGCCGGGCGCTGGAGTGGTGCGGAATGGGCGACCTGCCTCTCATGGTGCAGGTGACGGTTGAGGCGACCGGCACGATGTTGCTGGGTTCGGAGATCGGCGCGGCGCTCACGGCCTTGGAGCCGTTGGGTATTGACATGATCGGCCTGAACTGCGCCACCGGCCCCGCCGAGATGAGCGAGCACCTGCGCTACCTCGCGCGCAACTCCCGCATCCCGCTCTCCTGCATGCCCAACGCGGGCCTGCCGGTCCTCGGCAAGAACGGCGCCCACTACCCGCTGTCCGCGAGCGAGCTCGCCGACGCCCAGGAGACCTTCGTCCGCGAGTACGGCCTCTCCCTGGTCGGCGGCTGCTGCGGCACCACCCCCGAGCACCTGCGCCAGGTCGTGGAGCGCGTCCGCGGCCTGAACCCGGCCGCCCGCGACCCGCGCCCCGAGCCCGGCGCCTCCTCGCTCTACCAGACCGTCCCCTTCCGCCAGGACGTCTCGTACATGGCGATCGGCGAGCGTACGAACGCGAACGGGTCGAAGAAGTTCCGCGAAGCCATGCTGGCAGCCCGTTGGGACGACTGTGTGGAGATGGTCCGCGACCAGATCCGCGAGGGCGCACACATGCTGGACCTGTGCGTGGACTACGTCGGCCGCGACGGCGTCGCCGACATGCAGGAGCTCGCCGGACGCTTCGCGACCGCCTCCACCCTGCCGATCGTGCTGGACTCCACCGAGGTCCCCGTCCTGCGGGCCGGCCTGGAGAAGCTCGGTGGGCGCGCCGTCATCAACTCGGTGAACTACGAGGACGGCGACGGGCCCGAGTCCCGCTTCGCGAAGGTCACCGCCCTCGCCCAGGAGCACGGCGCCGCGCTGATCGCGCTGACCATCGACGAGGAGGGCCAGGCCCGCACCGTCGAGCACAAGGTCGCCATCGCCCAGCGCCTCATCGAGGACCTCACCGGGAACTGGGGGATCCTCGAGTCGGACATCCTCATCGACACCCTGACCTTCACCATCTGCACCGGTCAGGAGGAGTCCCGCAAGGACGGCATCGCCACGATCGAGTCGATCCGCGAGCTCAAGCGCCGCCACCCGGACGTCCAGACGACCCTGGGACTGTCGAACATATCCTTCGGCCTCAACCCGGCCGCCCGCATCGTCCTCAACTCGGTCTTCCTCGACGAATGCGTCAAAGCCGGCCTCGACTCCGCGATCGTGCACGCCAGCAAGATCCTGCCGATCGCCCGCCTGGACGAGGAACAGGTCAAGGTCGCCCTCGACCTGATCCATGACCGGCGGGCGGAGGGTTACGACCCGCTGCAGAAGCTGATGGCCCTGTTCGAGGGCGTGAATACGAAGTCGATGAAGGACGGGCGGGCGCAGGAGCTGCTGGCGCTGCCGTTGGACGAGCGCCTGCAGCGCCGGATCATCGACGGTGAGAAGAACGGTCTGGAGGCGGACCTCGACGAGGCCCTGGAGACGCGGCCGGCGCTGGAGATCGTCAACGACACCCTCCTGGAGGGCATGAAGGTCGTCGGTGAGCTGTTCGGCTCCGGCCAGATGCAGCTCCCCTTCGTCCTGCAGTCCGCCGAGGTCATGAAGACCGCGGTGGCCCACCTGGAACCGCACATGGAGAAGAGCGACGACGAGGGCAAGGGCACCATCGTCCTGGCCACCGTCCGCGGCGACGTCCACGACATCGGCAAGAACCTCGTCGACATCATCCTGACCAACAACGGCTACAACGTGGTCAACATCGGCATCAAGCAGCCGGTCTCCGCGATCCTCGAAGCCGCACAGGAACATAAGGCCGACGTCATCGGCATGTCCGGCCTGCTGGTCAAGTCCACGGTGATCATGAAGGAGAACCTGGAGGAGCTCAACCAGCGCAAGCTGGCGGCCGACTACCCGGTCATCCTCGGCGGCGCCGCCCTCACCCGCGCCTACGTCGAACAGGACCTCCACGAGATCTACGAGGGCGAGGTCCGCTACGCCCGCGACGCCTTCGAGGGCCTGCGCCTCATGGACGCCCTCATGGGAGTCAAACGCGGCGTCCCCGGAGCGAGCCTGCCCCCGCTCAAGCAGCGCCGGGTGAAGTCCGCGGCCACCACCGCGCTCATGGCGCCCGGGCCCGAAGCCCCCTCCCGCTCCGACGTGACCACCGACAACGCCGTGCCCACCCCGCCGTTCTGGGGCAGCCGCGTCGTCAAGGGCATCCCGCTCAAGGACTACGCCTCCTGGCTCGACGAGGACGCCCTCTTCAAGGGCCAGTGGGGCCTCAAGCAGGCCCGCGGCGGACCTTCGTACGAGGAGCTGGTGGAGAGCGAGGGCCGGCCCCGGCTGCGCGGTCTGCTCGACCGCCTCCAGACGGAGAACCTGCTGGAAGCCGCCGTGGTCCACGGCTACTACCCGTGCGTCTCCAAGGGCGACGACCTGATCATCCTCGACGACGTGGGCGCGGAACTGACCCGCTTCTCCTTTCCCCGGCAGCCCCGCGGAAGGTTCCTGTGCCTGTCGGACTTCTTCAAGTCCGAGGAGTCCGGCGAGGTCGACGTGATCTGCCTGCAGATCGTCACCGTCGGATCGAGGATCGGCGAGGCCACGGCCAAGCTGTTCGAGTCCGATTCCTACCGCGACTACCTGGAGCTCCACGGCCTCTCCGTGCAGCTGGCGGAGGCCCTCGCCGAGTACTGGCACGCGCGGGTACGCGCCGAGCTGGGCATCTCGGGACAGGACCCGCGCTCGCTCGACGGGATGCTGCGCACCGAGTACCAGGGCTGCCGCTACTCCTTCGGCTATCCAGCCTGTCCCGATCTGGAGGACCGCGCGAAGATCGCCGAGCTCCTGAAGCCCGAGCGGATCGGCGTCCACCTCTCCGAGGAGTTCCAGCTCCACCCGGAGCAGTCCACCGACGCCATCGTTGTCCACCATCCCGAGGCCAGCTACTTCAATGCCGGGGGCCGCCGGTGA